One stretch of Rhizoctonia solani chromosome 8, complete sequence DNA includes these proteins:
- a CDS encoding WD40 repeat-like protein, whose translation MAIKLFRDPAMAGPITFLQYSPDGAKILCGHGAILLKIWDPETGQPIVRSLEEHTESVNFVSYSPDSNYIASASNDKTVGAWRVSDGCPSSPPFIGHTHVVISIAWSPDRSHVVSGGDGKTITIWDVQMD comes from the exons ATGGCGATCAAGTTGTTTCGGGATCCAGCAATG GCCGGTCCGATTACATTCCTTCAATACTCGCCTGACGGCGCCAAAATTCTCTGCGGTCATGGTGCTATTTTATTGAAAATATGGGACCCGGAAACAGGGCAGCCCATCGTACGCTCACTTGAAGAACACACCGAGTCGGTCAATTTTGTTTCCTACTCGCCTGATTCGAATTACATTGCGTCGGCGTCTAATGATAAAACTGTTGGTGCTTGGAGGGTGAGCGATGGCTGCCCTTCAAGCCCTCCATTTATTGGCCATACCCATGTTGTCATTTCGATAGCTTGGTCTCCTGATCGTTCTCACGTTGTTTCAGGAGGCGATGGTAAAACCATCACAATCTGGGATGTCCAAATGGACTAA
- a CDS encoding autophagy-related protein 27 — protein MRSRYLAPIILLSSLVFAADPAPCTGEDEEGYYDLSPLRSNKDYKFTSETGRDFSINVCQGVKSELWHPQQVDKLETIGGFFRADHGDFSIGTYNTTLKVKNKHPVLVYEHGSTCASATSLKASTVIRFICDPAVFAVGSPVLVAQLPPEDDQACAFFIEWRTHVACPTAKSIGAGGFIAVFGAILLAAIMTYLVGATLYNRYVLGYRGIDQLPTVSPLNASAFMDCFYFIKDNFGPRNDGFVSSAPTGRGGFGNANGGFRRGNGFGGFGNNPSAPPRRDGFQTHFQEETERAPIMDPRFSLDDDQEYERRTSLVPPDVPQKDTAPTPPRSPRSQSPNIGGESITRPTASNNQGAPPSTTS, from the exons ATGCGTTCACGATACCTTGCACCTATTATTTTACTTTCAAGTCTCGTGTTTGCAGCTGATCCTGCTCCATGCACAGGAGAAGATGAAGAAGGATACTATGACTTGTCTCCACTGAGGTCCAA CAAGGATTATAAATTCACTTCCGAAACCGGACGTGACTTCTCAATAAACGTATGCCAAGGCGTCAAATCCGAACTTTGGCATCCGCAGCAAGTCGACAAACTGGAGACGATTGGCGGATTCTTTAGGGCTGACCATGGAGATTTCTCCATTGG AACGTACAACACGACCTTGAAGGTCAAGAATAAGCATCCAGTACTGGTATATGAACATGGGTCGACCTGCGCAAGTGCGACAAGCTTGAAGGCGTCAACTGTTATTCG ATTCATCTGTGATCCTGCCGTGTTTGCTGTTGGATCTCCCGTCTTGGTAGCCCAATTACCACCAGAAGATGATCAGGCATGTGCCTTCTTCATCGAATGGAGGACTCAC GTTGCATGTCCGACAGCAAAGAGTATTGGAGCAGGTGGATTCATCGCTGTGTTTGGTGCAAT ACTTCTAGCAGCGATCATGACATACCTTGTCGGAGCAACTCTGTACAACCGTTATGTCTTGGGCTATCGGGGCATCGACCAGCTACCTACTGTCTCTCCCCTTAATGCTTCCGCCTTCATGGATTGCTTTTACTTCATAAAAGACAATTTTGGCCCACGCAATGATGGGTTCGTCTCGAGCGCTCCCACAGGTCGTGGGGGATTCGGAAACGCCAACGGGGGATTTAGGCGTGGCAATGGGTTTGGAGGATTCGGAAATAACCCATCGGCACCTCCAAGAAGAGACGGCTTCCAAACACACTTTCAAGAAGAAACCGAGCGAGCGCCAATAATGGATCCGCGCTTTTCTCTCGACGATGACCAAGAATACGAGAGAAGAACTTCACTTGTTCCACCTGATGTGCCACAGAAAGATACGGCTCCAACTCCGCCTCGGTCTCCACGTTCCCAAAGCCCGAATATTGGTGGTGAATCGATCACAAGACCTACGGCTAGCAATAATCAGGGCGCGCCACCAAGCACTACCTCCTAA
- a CDS encoding Vegetative incompatibility protein HET-E-1, producing MSSAPERFKSTKLISHINKLDEATSAAGAKLKSSFRALARCAETFPPIKSALDDMSELVKVLENIGEDKLDIKDVFADLQASADALEPYITRLDSGESSGSIALIIKSIHEHIQYVKCRREQGLLRGSDAIEQARKVEKLLKRLHDDVALRTWDNTARQLDRGACTLGTRQELLETLQNWAGPGESQLEGTQPKDLQDIDCGNAKAFWINGMAGTGKTTVAYSLCKWLETNTQLGASFFCSRTSTPCQKTNNIVPTIAYQLGRFSPAFRSAVCKVLRNDPDAATYEVRVQLDMLILRPMLMIKDAMPSGVVVVIDALDECADSYGAGTVVEFLLDYAKKIPVKFFISSRPEPVIREKMLSCIGSSSSMIHLHDVDASIVQADIQKYLTAELKYISPRPTEAQILQLTQQAGRLFIYAATLVRYINPRGARVPSKTRLETILAINTPKSQARDREPANLYRELDQLYNSVLEMGFSELLEEHEAAMMRDILGTVVCAKEPVTIDTLAGLLGSTTEDISYMIGSLHSVLHVPDRGGLISTLHASFHDFLLNRSRAREAYYSDEARRNEIIAQSCFRVMKKQLRFNICHLQSSFVADSDVLDLDEQIKQSVSSELVYACRYWSEHLQSSNASISEDSSCVLAAMLDDFLSTRLLFWLEVMNLAKCKWTASLALRHTRAWLQANNLMPEYWRGLLDAYNFCAQFEGGGCSQSTPHIYISALPQCKTSNLVYRNYRKLLKDLLEAGGPALSWRGDSQLKSFHMQSLASGLAFSHDSTRIFCGTSREVRIQSLDDAAIPSSFSSSHGLRAIISLASSLDGSILVVLIEGHVEVYNIQGGYQIYDLAIPSTSSSVGVSHTKPTSIATGHNDGTIWLHALHSERPDGLLLKGHKYSVNSVTFSPTCMRLASGSNDKHVRIWSLHSGAWDSQVLTGHSDWVNSVTFSSDGALIASGSVDSTVRLWDAYSGAPLRIFSGHTNSVRSVAISPNCTQIASGSRDKTVRLWDLRTGKEFGEPRKHIDWVESVAFSPNGSYIASCSGHKIVLWDASSDTLDRPPYDNHAVSTSLFASANDSRAWSDAWDVWTNPDILWSQRSQLLLVGFSSLCIRIFLALDEQGGTAEIWDIRLLGAELKAIDASSNINQPQVESKMRAEVSGPLTLTQQDGWLRDANERLLYWFPPEAHQELMLLRPHALLAISDAAFGYEFWSSKLAIGDQWVRCYSE from the exons ATGTCCTCTGCACCTGAACGTTTTAAGAGCACCAAGCTAATAAGTCATATTAATAAACTCGACGAAGCCACGAGTGCTGCAGGAGCTAAGCTCAAGAGTTCCTTCAGAGCCTTGGCTCGGTGTGCAGAGACGTTTCCTCCAATTAAATCTGCGTTGGATGACATGTCCGAATTAGTGAAGGTTCTGGAG AATATTGGAGAGGATAAGTTGGACATAAAAGACGTTTTCGCTGACCTGCAAGCCAGTGCTGATGCCTTGGAGCCATACATAACACGGCTGGATTCAGGAGAAAGCAGCGGTAGTATCGCACTTATTATTAA ATCAATACACGAGCATATACAATACGTCAAGTGCCGTCGAGAACAAGGTCTGCTAAGAGGATCTGATGCTATAGAGCAAGCACGAAAGGTTGAAAAATTACTAAAACGGTTACAT GATGATGTGGCGCTAAGGACGTGGGATAACACGGCCAGACAACTAGAT CGCGGAGCCTGTACCCTTGGAACTCGGCAAGAATTACTGGAAACCCTACAAAATTGGGCTGGGCCTGGGGAGAGCCAACTGGAAGGCACACAGCCTAAAGATCTTCAAGACATAGACTGCGGCAACGCAAAGGCGTTCTGGATAAATGGAATGGCGGGAACCGGGAAAACTACGGTAGCATACAGCTTGTGCAAGTGGCTTGAGACCAACACTCAGCTTGGGGCTAGCTTCTTCTGTTCCCGAACTTCAACTCCATGTCAAAAAACCAATAACATTGTCCCAACTATAGCTTACCAGCTTGGACGCTTCTCGCCTGCATTTCGAtctgctgtgtgtaaagttTTGCGCAATGATCCTGATGCTGCTACCTATGAGGTTCGAGTGCAATTGGACATGCTCATCTTacggccaatgttaatgatCAAAGATGCAATGCCAAGTGGAGTCGTGGTGGTGATCGATGCCCTAGATGAGTGTGCAGATAGTTACGGAGCGGGGACGGTAGTTGAGTTCTTATTGGACTACGCCAAAAAAATCCCGGTAAAATTCTTCATTTCAAGTCGCCCAGAGCCAGTTATTCGGGAAAAGATGCTCTCATGCATTGGGTCCTCTTCGTCGATGATTCATTTACATGATGTAGATGCATCCATTGTCCAAGCTGATATCCAGAAATACCTCACTGCTGAACTCAAATACATATCCCCACGCCCTACTGAAGCGCAGATACTTCAGCTTACGCAACAAGCAGGAAGGCTATTTATCTACGCTGCCACACTTGTGCGATATATCAATCCTCGAGGCGCTCGTGTGCCTTCAAAGACCCGACTTGAGACTATACTAGCTATCAACACCCCGAAATCACAAGCAAGAGACAGGGAACCAGCTAATCTATACCGAGAGCTTGACCAGTTATACAACTCTGTGCTCGAAATGGGGTTCTCAGAACTGTTAGAAGAGCATGAGGCGGCAATGATGCGAGACATACTAGGGACAGTCGTATGCGCAAAGGAGCCCGTGACAATCGACACACTTGCAGGGTTGCTTGGATCTACAACCGAGGATATTTCGTACATGATAGGTTCCTTGCACTCCGTGCTTCATGTTCCTGATAGGGGCGGACTCATATCCACGCTGCATGCATCGTTCCATGACTTTCTTCTAAATAGATCACGCGCACGTGAAGCGTATTATTCCGACGAAGCTCGGCGGAACGAAATAATCGCCCAAAGCTGCTTTAGAGTAATGAAAAAGCAGCTACGTTTCAATATATGCCACCTCCAATCCTCATTTGTTGCCGACAGTGACGTGCTAGACCTTGACGAACAAATCAAACAGTCGGTTTCATCTGAACTCGTATATGCATGTCGGTACTGGAGCGAACATCTTCAATCTAGCAATGCGAGCATTAGCGAAGATTCTTCCTGTGTGTTGGCTGCTATGCTAGACGACTTTCTCTCGACTCGGCTCTTGTTTTGGCTCGAAGTTATGAATCTAGCTAAGTGTAAATGGACTGCTTCATTGGCACTTCGTCACACACGTGCATGGCTGCAG GCGAATAATCTAATGCCTGAATATTGGCGAGGGCTCCTTGATGCATACAACTTTTGTGCTCAGTTTGAAGGGGGCGGTTGTTCACAGAGTACCCCTCATATCTATATATCGGCTCTTCCACAGTGCAAAACATCAAATTTAGTCTATAGAAATTACCGGAAACTGCTCAAAGATTTGTTGGAAGCGGGGGGCCCAGCATTGTCTTGGAGAGGAGACTCTCAGCTTAAATCCTTCCATATGCAATCACTGGCCAGTGGGTTGGCGTTCTCGCATGACAGTACTCGCATCTTTTGCGGGACATCTAGGGAAGTACGTATTCAGTCTTTGGACGATGCAGCCATACCCAGCTCTTTCAGCAGCTCCCATGGGCTAAGGGCTATCATCTCACTCGCATCGTCACTAGATGGTTCTATTCTTGTAGTACTCATTGAAGGTCATGTCGAGGTTTACAATATACAGGGTGGCTACCAGATCTACGATCTAGCGATACCAAGCACCTCATCCTCGGTTGGGGTTTCGCACACGAAACCCACTTCCATTGCTACGGGCCATAACGATGGGACTATTTGGCTACATGCCCTTCATTCTGAGAGACCAGATGGGCTTCTACTAAAGGGGCATAAGTACTCAGTCAACTCGGTCACGTTCTCTCCAACCTGTATGCGCCTTGCCTCTGGCTCCAACGATAAACATGTTCGCATATGGAGTCTGCACTCTGGTGCATGGGATAGCCAGGTACTTACAGGCCACTCGGACTGGGTTAACTCAGTAACGTTTTCGTCTGATGGGGCGCTAATTGCTTCTGGCTCCGTTGATAGCACCGTACGACTGTGGGATGCATACAGTGGTGCACCTCTACGCATTTTTAGTGGTCATACTAATTCGGTCAGATCGGTTGCTATCTCACCAAACTGTACTCAAATCGCCTCTGGTTCTCGGGATAAAACAGTTCGGTTATGGGACTTACGAACCGGAAAGGAGTTCGGTGAACCCAGGAAGCACATCGATTGGGTCGAGTCGGTAGCATTCTCACCCAATGGATCATATATCGCTTCCTGCTCGGGGCACAAGATTGTGCTTTGGGATGCATCTTCCGATACATTGGATAGGCCGCCATATGATAATCACGCCGTTTCAACCTCTTTGTTCGCGTCAGCGAATGATAGTCGCGCTTGGTCAGATGCGTGGGATGTCTGGACCAACCCGGATATTTTGTGGTCACA GCGTAGTCAATTGCTCCTGGTGGGATTTTCCTCACTATGCATTCGGATATTCTTAGCTTTGGATGAGCAGGGTGGGACTGCTGAGATATGGGACATCCGTCTTCTCGGAGCCGAGCTGAAAGCAATAGATGCCAGTAGTAATATCAATCAACCCCAAG TGGAATCAAAGATGAGGGCCGAGGTTTCTGGTCCGCTTACTTTAACTCAACAAGATGGATGGCTAAGAGACGCCAACGAGCGCCTGTTATATTGGTTTCCTCCTGAAGCTCACCAAGAGCTCATGCTCCTTCGCCCCCACGCACTACTTGCTATCAGTGATGCTGCGTTTGGTTATGAATTCTGGAGCTCGAAGCTTGCAATCGGAGATCAGTGGGTAAGATGCTATTCCGAATAG
- a CDS encoding Respiratory-chain NADH dehydrogenase, 49 Kd subunit produces MASFLRSRLGPQLARTASRRWAVPTLQRSLASAAPSSGTKHGLEYHTVEDLHSMDLQSVLGETGTRKDATMRHFTVNFGPQHPAAHGVLRLILELNGEEILRADPHIGLLHRGTEKLIEYKTYTQALPYFDRLDYVSMMTNEQCYSLAVEKLLNIEVPERAQWIRTLFGEITRILNHLMAVLTHAMDVGALTPFLWGFEEREKLMEFYERVSGARLHAAYVRPGGVAFDLPHGLLEDIHKWSTQFSSRVDEIEEVVTGNRIWKARTIGIGKVTAQEALDYSFSGVMLRGSGVPWDIRKVQPYDKYAECLNKMPTGVVKVDDYKLVPPPRASMKESMEALIHHFKLFSEGYSVPPGETYSAIEAPKGEMGVYLVSDGSNRPYRCKIRAPGFAHLAGSDFMMRHHFLPDAVAVIGTMDLVFGEVDR; encoded by the exons ATGGCATCGTTCCTTAGGAGTAGGCTTGGGCCGCAACTCGCCCGCACGGCAAGTCGAAGATGGGCTGTGCCGACTCTTCAACGCTCACTGGCATCGGCCGCACCTTCTTCTGGAACCAAGCATGGCCTCGAATATCACACGGTCGAGGACTTGCACTCGATGGATCTACAGTCGGTTTTAGGCGAAACGGGTACTCGCAAAGATGCTACTATGAGGCATTTTACCG TTAACTTTGG GCCACAACACCCCGCCGCCCACGGTGTGCTTCGTCTTATTCTCGAGCTCAATGGAGAGGAAATCCTGCGTGCCGATCCC CATATTGGTTTGCTCCACCGCGGTACTGAGAAATTGATCGAATACAAGACGTACACTCAAGCGCTGCCCTACTTTGATCGCTTAGACTACGTATCCATGA TGACCAACGAGCAATGCTATTCATTAGCAGTAGAAAAGTTGTTGAATATTGAGGTTCCTGAGCGCGCCCAATGGATCCGAACCCTGTTTGGTGAAATTACTCGTATTTTGAATC ATTTGATGGCGGTCCTAACACATGCTATGGACGTTGGTGCTCTGACACCCTTCCTTTGGGGTTTCGAGGAGCGCGAAAAGCTTATGGAATTCTATGAACGCGTCTCGGGTGCCCGTCTTCATGCCGCATATGTCCGACCAGGAGGTGTTGCATTCGATCTTCCTCACGGCCTGCTCGAGGATATCCACAAATGGTCTACTCAGTTTAGTTCCCGTGTCGATGAAATTGAGGAAGTCGTTACTGGGAATCGTATCTGGAAGGCGCGCACGATTGGGATCGGCAAGGTGACGGCACAGGAAGCTCTGGACTATAGTTTCTCAGGTGTGATGCTCCGAGGATCCGGTGTGCCTTGGGATATTCGAAAGGTCCAACCATACGACAAGTATGCCGAG TGCTTGAACAAGATGCCAACCGGTGTTGTCAAAGTAGACGACTATAAGTTGGTTCCGCCTCCTCGTGCGTCAATGAAGGAAAGCATGGAGGCACTTATTCACCACTTCAAG CTATTCAGCGAGGGCTACTCTGTACCTCCTGGCGAGACCTACTCTGCAATCGAGGCGCCCAAGGGAGAAATGGGTGTTTACCTTGTCTC CGACGGATCTAACCGCCCCTATCGATGCAAGATTCGTGCCCCCGGGTTTGCTCATCTAGCTGGATCAGACTTTATGATGAGACATCACTTTTTGCCTGACGCCGTCGCTGTCATCGGTACCATGGATCTTGTGTTTGG TGAGGTTGATCGTTGA
- a CDS encoding glycoside hydrolase family 79 protein → MVRIWAPVLIAVATASKAAVTVYRVGDHGAHGTATTTADAASYTGSAAYDPTVLVPPPPPEQFNRDFVIVLGQGDPPGISIPIPGSYLGFSIELSVANRAIGVNSTVLAVPFLNHIANVANRGGAVRIRVGGNTQERAILQPDGFPGGEMLIKTSIGATTTSTPHVEFSPELIKMFANIANLVKSEIYLGLNFMDLTDTSNQVAFAAMAEEMLGSNLHGIALGNEPDLYERPGHQKRPEPYTFEQYMDEWGSVAGALATNPGYSNHHMLMGPSTCCESSNPRWNNLALAGAGYLQRFANELKVVTVQRYPNNNCQIEGAIRDPQQLFPIYLSHDLLSQHAAEYAEFSRIVQEAGKPLFMFETNTAACGGFPGISDSFGAGLWAVDWALKLATYNFSATLFHVGGQGDYYNPFTPPPTNQSTFRQWTTGSVYYSTLIIAELFGKSGKSRIMDLNPNNGENLTPGYVVYEDGQPTRMLLINYVDDPSGGHDIWVRIQVGGGETQQPPASPAQVRVKYFEAPSVSFKGNMTWAGQTLGNHFESDGRLKGQEVVHTIDCDPITNQCSVPLRAPSLALVFLTEAALQNSSPEQDATASFETTFLTRVRHTATVEQEVLATSNGRGGRNGHRVGSTSFGSIGNGMAPNMGLPGMSALMGIALGIVMVMFYGN, encoded by the exons ATGGTCCGTATCTGGGCTCCCGTACTTATAGCCGTTGCCACTGCATCAAAGGCCGCTGTCACCGTGTACCGGGTTGGCGACCATGGTGCACATGGTACTGCCACTACTACGGCAGACGCCGCTAGCTATACTGGCAGCGCAGCCTACGATCCCACGGTTCTAGtccctccaccacctccggAACAGTTCAATCGTGATTTCGTAATCGTG CTTGGGCAAGGTGACCCTCCAGGAATTAGCATACCTATACCCGGGTCTTATCTTGGATTCTCTATTGAATTGTCCGTGGCCAATCGAGCCATTGGAGTCAACTCGACTGTGTTGGCCGTACCCTTCCTAAATCACATCGCAAATGTCGCCAATCGTGGTGGCGCTGTTCGAATCCGAGTAGGAGGAAACA CCCAGGAACGAGCTATCCTTCAACCTGACGGGTTTCCGGGAGGTGAAATGCTGATCAAGACGAGCATTGGGGCAACCACTACCTCAACCCCTCATGTCGAATTCTCACCCGAACTCATCAAAATGTTTGCCAATATTGCCAATCTTGTGAAGAGCGAGATCTACCTG GGGTTAAACTTTATGGATCTTACCGATACATCGAACCAAGTAGCATTCGCCGCCATGGCAGAAGAGATGCTAGGCTCGAATCTTCACGGTATTGcattgggaaatgaacctgaCCTCTACGAGCGGCCTGGACATCAGAAGCGTCCGGAACCTTACACTTTTGAGCAATACATGGATGAATGGGGAAGCGTTGCGGGCGCATTAGCTACCAACCCCGGATACTCGAATCACCACATGCTCATGGGGCCAAGCACATGTTGTGAGAGCAGCAATCCTCGGTGGAACAATT TGGCTTTGGCTGGCGCTGGGTATCTTCAACGTTTTGCCAATGAATTAAAAGTTGTCACCGTGCAGCGGTATCCAAACAACAACTGTCAGATTGAGGGAGCGATTAGGGACCCACAACAACTTTTCCCTATCTATCTTTCACATGACTTGCTGTCCCAGCATGCTGCAGAGTATGCCGAGTTTTCTC GCATTGTCCAGGAGGCAGGCAAGCCGCTATTCATGTTTGAAACCAATACAGCTGCATGCGGTGGCTTCCCCGGTATTTCAGACTCTTTTGGTGCTGGCTTATGGGCTGTCGATTGGGCACTCAAGCTTGCGACCTACAATTTCTCGGCCACTCTATTCCATGTTGGCGGTCAGGGCGACTACTATAACCCATTTACTCCCCCACCTACGAACCAGTCCACATTCCGCCAATGGACAACCGGCTCTGTATATTATTCGACACTAATCATTGCCGAACTTTTTGGCAAGAGCGGAAAGAGCCGAATTATGGATTTGAACCCTAATAACGGCGAGAACCTCACTCCTGGCTACGTCGTGTACGAAGACGGACAACCTACTCGCATGCTCCTAATTAATTATGTGGACGATCCATCGGGCGGGCACGATATCTGGGTTCGAATTCAAGTAGGCGGCGGAGAGACTCAGCAGCCTCCTGCGAGTCCGGCGCAAGTTCGAGTTAAATATTTCGAGGCCCCGAGTGTGAGCTTCAAGGGAAATATGAC TTGGGCTGGCCAAACTCTCGGAAACCATTTCGAGTCCGACGGCCGATTAAAAGGCCAAGAGGTTGTTCACACAATCGATTGCGATCCCATTACGAACCAATGCTCGGTCCCACTACGAGCACCTTCTCTTGCACTCGTTTTCCTCACTGAGGCTGCTCTCCAGAACTCTTCTCCAGAGCAGGATGCCACCGCTAGCTTCGAGACTACATTCCTTACTCGTGTCCGACATACAGCAACTGTTGAACAAGAGGTTCTTGCTACAAGTAACGGACGGGGTGGGAGGAACGGGCACCGAGTTGGGAGTACGAGCTTCGGTAGTATTGGGAATGGAATGGCACCCAACATGGGTCTTCCTGGGATGAGCGCCTTGATGGGGATTGCTTTGGGTATTGTTATGGTAATGTTCTATGGAAATTAG